A stretch of the Streptomyces sp. NBC_01428 genome encodes the following:
- the polA gene encoding DNA polymerase I — MAETASKKTEKTAGTGRPRLMLMDGHSLAYRAFFALPAENFTTATGQPTNAIYGFASMLANTLRDEAPTHFAVAFDVSRKTWRSEEFTEYKANRSKTPDEFKGQVELIGELLDAMHAQRFAVDGFEADDIIATLATQAEAEGFEVLIVTGDRDSFQLVSEHTTVLYPTKGVSELTRFTPEKVVEKYGLTPAQYPDFAALRGDPSDNLPGIPGVGEKTAAKWINQFGSFADLVERVDEVKGKAGQNLRDHLEAVKLNRRLTEMVKDVELPRTVTDLERAAYDRTALAMVLDTLEIRNPSLRERLLAVDPGAEEAEEKQPAAPGVEVDGAVLGAGELKPWLAEHGTAVLGMSTVDTWALGTGSVAEVALAAGAGPAVWFDPTQLDAADENAFAQWLADPAHHKVLHNAKGAMRVFAEHGWTIEGVTMDTALAAYLVKPGRRSFALDALSLEYLGRELGPAAAVDGQLAFGTDERAEADALMTQARTILDLGEAFEGKLQEVGSADLLRDVELPTSSLLARLERHGIAADRAHLEAMEQMFAGAVQQAVKEAHAAAGHEFNLGSPKQLQEVLFGELALPKTKKTKTGYTTDADALAWLAAQTDNELPVIMLRHREQAKLRVTVEGLIKTIAADGRIHTTYNQTVAATGRLSSTDPNLQNIPVRTDEGRAIRRGFVVGEGFESLMTADYSQIELRVMAHLSEDEGLLEAFASGEDLHTTVASQVFSVERSGVDAEMRRKIKAMSYGLAYGLSAFGLSQQLNIEAGEARALMDTYFERFGGVRDYLRRAVDEARATGYTATLFGRRRYLPDLNSDNRQRREAAERMALNAPIQGTAADIVKIAMLNVDRALREADLRSRMLLQVHDEIVLEIAPGERERTEELLRREMASAVQLRAPLDVSVGSGPDWESAAH, encoded by the coding sequence GTGGCAGAGACAGCATCGAAGAAGACCGAGAAAACCGCAGGTACGGGCCGCCCGCGCCTGATGCTCATGGACGGGCACTCGCTGGCCTACCGGGCGTTCTTCGCGTTGCCCGCGGAGAATTTCACGACCGCGACCGGCCAGCCGACGAACGCCATCTATGGGTTCGCGTCGATGCTGGCGAACACGCTGCGCGACGAAGCGCCCACGCACTTCGCGGTGGCGTTCGACGTGTCGCGCAAGACGTGGCGCTCCGAGGAGTTCACCGAGTACAAGGCGAACAGGTCGAAGACCCCGGACGAGTTCAAGGGGCAGGTCGAGCTGATCGGCGAGCTGCTGGACGCGATGCACGCGCAGCGGTTCGCGGTCGACGGCTTCGAGGCCGACGACATCATCGCGACGCTGGCGACGCAGGCCGAGGCCGAGGGCTTCGAGGTGCTGATCGTCACCGGTGACCGCGACTCCTTCCAGCTGGTCTCCGAGCACACGACGGTGCTGTACCCGACGAAGGGCGTCTCCGAGCTGACCCGGTTCACCCCGGAGAAGGTCGTCGAGAAGTACGGGCTGACGCCCGCGCAGTACCCGGACTTCGCCGCGCTGCGCGGCGACCCGTCGGACAACCTGCCGGGCATCCCCGGCGTCGGTGAGAAGACGGCCGCGAAGTGGATCAACCAGTTCGGTTCGTTCGCGGACCTCGTCGAGCGGGTGGACGAGGTCAAGGGCAAGGCCGGGCAGAACCTCCGCGACCACTTGGAGGCGGTGAAGCTCAACCGCCGGCTGACCGAGATGGTCAAGGACGTCGAGCTGCCTCGGACGGTCACCGACCTGGAGCGCGCCGCGTACGACCGCACGGCCCTCGCGATGGTCCTGGACACCCTGGAGATCCGGAACCCGTCGCTGCGCGAGCGGCTGCTGGCGGTCGATCCGGGTGCGGAGGAGGCCGAGGAGAAGCAGCCGGCCGCCCCGGGCGTCGAGGTCGACGGCGCGGTACTGGGCGCGGGCGAGCTGAAGCCGTGGCTCGCCGAGCACGGCACGGCCGTCCTCGGCATGTCCACGGTCGACACCTGGGCGCTGGGCACCGGCTCCGTCGCCGAGGTGGCTTTGGCCGCGGGAGCGGGCCCTGCCGTCTGGTTCGACCCCACGCAGCTCGACGCCGCCGACGAGAACGCGTTCGCGCAGTGGCTCGCCGACCCCGCGCACCACAAGGTCCTGCACAACGCCAAGGGCGCGATGCGGGTCTTCGCCGAGCACGGCTGGACCATCGAGGGCGTGACGATGGACACCGCGCTCGCCGCCTACCTGGTCAAGCCGGGCCGTCGCTCCTTCGCGCTGGACGCACTGTCCCTGGAGTACCTGGGGCGCGAGCTGGGGCCGGCCGCGGCGGTCGACGGGCAGCTCGCCTTCGGTACGGACGAGCGGGCCGAGGCCGACGCGCTGATGACGCAGGCCCGCACGATCCTCGACCTGGGCGAGGCGTTCGAGGGGAAGCTCCAGGAGGTCGGCTCGGCCGACCTGCTGCGGGACGTGGAACTGCCCACCTCCAGCCTGCTGGCCCGTCTGGAGCGGCACGGCATCGCGGCGGACAGGGCCCATCTGGAGGCCATGGAGCAGATGTTCGCGGGCGCCGTGCAGCAGGCGGTGAAGGAGGCGCACGCGGCGGCCGGGCACGAGTTCAACCTCGGCTCGCCCAAGCAGCTCCAGGAGGTCCTCTTCGGCGAGCTGGCCCTGCCGAAGACGAAGAAGACGAAGACGGGCTACACGACGGACGCGGACGCGCTGGCCTGGCTGGCCGCGCAGACCGACAACGAACTGCCCGTGATCATGCTCCGGCACCGCGAGCAGGCGAAGCTGCGCGTCACGGTCGAGGGCCTGATCAAGACGATCGCCGCGGACGGCCGGATCCACACGACGTACAACCAGACGGTCGCGGCGACCGGCCGCCTGTCGTCGACCGATCCGAACCTGCAGAACATCCCGGTGCGCACCGACGAGGGCCGCGCGATCCGCCGGGGCTTCGTGGTCGGCGAGGGCTTCGAGTCCCTGATGACCGCCGACTACAGCCAGATCGAGCTGCGGGTGATGGCCCATCTGTCCGAGGACGAGGGCCTGTTGGAGGCGTTCGCCTCCGGCGAGGACCTGCACACCACGGTGGCCTCCCAGGTGTTCTCCGTGGAGCGGTCCGGTGTCGACGCGGAGATGCGCCGCAAGATCAAGGCGATGTCGTACGGCCTGGCGTACGGGCTGTCGGCGTTCGGACTCTCCCAGCAGCTGAACATCGAGGCGGGCGAGGCCCGTGCGCTGATGGACACGTACTTCGAGCGGTTCGGCGGAGTCCGGGACTATCTGCGCCGCGCGGTCGACGAGGCCCGTGCCACGGGCTACACGGCGACGCTCTTCGGGCGCCGCCGCTATCTGCCCGACCTCAACAGCGACAACCGGCAGCGCCGGGAGGCGGCCGAGCGCATGGCGCTCAACGCCCCCATCCAGGGCACGGCCGCCGACATCGTCAAGATCGCGATGCTGAACGTGGACCGCGCACTGCGCGAGGCGGACCTCAGATCCCGCATGCTCCTTCAGGTCCACGACGAAATCGTCCTGGAGATCGCACCCGGGGAGCGTGAGCGGACGGAGGAGCTGCTGCGCCGCGAGATGGCGTCCGCGGTCCAGCTCCGCGCCCCGCTCGACGTGTCGGTCGGCTCGGGCCCCGACTGGGAGTCCGCGGCCCACTGA